Proteins from a genomic interval of Diospyros lotus cultivar Yz01 chromosome 6, ASM1463336v1, whole genome shotgun sequence:
- the LOC127804573 gene encoding 21 kDa seed protein-like, whose amino-acid sequence MKSPSSALIALSFFLLAFTTKPLVSLPIALRDGNGDKVLVGQDYFIRSLFWGAGEGGVLALPGLNNTCPVDVAWGTGLFFRGIPVRFSPVTDINGVVNTDTNLNIKFTEGPLFSCNQTSTVWRVGDYQPWAGKWFITTDGIEGEFGPETYPNWFYIKKVGGTCDYPFYKLVHCPCRNSAALCSDVGISYEYGGRLVLSNTSFNFIIIKNREVGHSQE is encoded by the coding sequence ATGAAGAGTCCATCATCAGCACTAATAGCactctccttctttctccttgctTTCACTACAAAACCACTAGTCTCGTTGCCTATTGCTTTGCGAGATGGCAATGGCGACAAGGTCCTCGTCGGCCAGGATTACTTCATCAGATCTCTTTTTTGGGGTGCAGGCGAGGGAGGAGTCTTAGCACTTCCTGGTCTAAACAACACATGTCCCGTTGACGTCGCCTGGGGAACTGGACTCTTCTTCAGAGGAATTCCGGTAAGATTTTCACCTGTAACCGACATAAATGGCGTCGTCAATACCGACACCAATCTCAACATCAAGTTCACCGAAGGACCTCTCTTCAGCTGCAACCAGACATCGACCGTTTGGAGGGTTGGTGACTACCAACCATGGGCAGGGAAGTGGTTCATAACCACCGACGGCATCGAAGGAGAGTTCGGACCGGAAACCTACCCTAACTGGTTCTACATCAAGAAGGTTGGCGGCACCTGTGATTATCCTTTCTACAAGTTGGTTCACTGCCCTTGCAGAAACAGTGCAGCTCTGTGCAGTGATGTTGGGATCAGTTATGAGTATGGTGGACGCCTTGTTCTGAGCAACACCTCTTTCAATTTCATAATCATCAAGAACAGAGAAGTCGGTCACTCACAGGAGTAA